A genome region from Desulfobaccales bacterium includes the following:
- the asnS gene encoding asparagine--tRNA ligase yields the protein MMAEKPIISDISKLAHHIGEIVTLRGWVYHLRSSGKIRFLVVRDGTGLAQGVLVKGNLPEEEFQNFEQLTLESSLMLSGRVKAEPRAPGGYELEVTQITPIHIAPEYPISPKEHGVAFLMDRRHLWLRSPRQQAILRIRDEVIRACRDFFHDRGFVLVDTPILTPTACEGTTSLFETNYLDRGKAYLSQSGQLYLEAAAMALGRVYCFGPTFRAEKSKTRRHLTEFWMVEAEAAFYTLDDVMELAESLVRTAVIRVLERQESNLRLLERDLTPLQDVTGPFPRLSYTEALAILKQEGKDLAWGDDLGGDEETVLSQRFSRPVLVHRYPKEAKAFYMESDPDDPRLVLCVDMLAPEGYGEIVGGSSRIHDLDTLVARIQEHHLPQEPLEWYLDLRRYGSVPHGGFGMGVERLVAWLCGLHHVRETIPFPRLLDRIYP from the coding sequence ATGATGGCAGAAAAGCCCATAATTTCTGATATTTCTAAGCTTGCGCACCACATCGGGGAGATTGTGACCCTGCGGGGTTGGGTCTACCACCTGCGTTCCAGTGGCAAGATTCGCTTTTTGGTGGTCCGGGACGGCACCGGGTTGGCCCAAGGGGTGTTGGTCAAGGGGAATCTTCCGGAAGAGGAGTTTCAGAACTTCGAGCAGCTTACCCTGGAATCCTCCTTGATGCTTTCAGGCCGCGTCAAGGCTGAGCCCCGGGCCCCCGGTGGCTATGAATTGGAGGTTACTCAGATTACCCCGATCCACATTGCTCCGGAATATCCCATTTCCCCCAAGGAACATGGGGTGGCTTTTCTTATGGATCGGCGGCACCTGTGGCTTAGGTCTCCCCGGCAGCAGGCCATCTTGAGAATCCGAGACGAGGTCATCCGGGCTTGCCGGGATTTTTTCCATGACCGGGGCTTTGTCCTGGTGGATACGCCCATCCTCACTCCCACCGCGTGCGAAGGCACCACCAGTCTCTTTGAGACGAACTATCTGGACCGGGGCAAGGCCTATTTGTCCCAGAGCGGCCAGCTTTACCTGGAGGCCGCGGCCATGGCCCTGGGCCGGGTGTACTGCTTCGGGCCCACCTTCCGGGCGGAAAAATCCAAGACCAGGCGGCATTTGACCGAGTTCTGGATGGTGGAGGCCGAAGCGGCCTTCTATACGCTGGACGACGTCATGGAACTGGCCGAATCCTTGGTGCGTACCGCAGTCATTAGAGTGCTGGAACGTCAGGAGTCAAACCTGCGCCTGTTAGAGCGGGACCTGACGCCTTTACAGGACGTGACCGGGCCGTTCCCCCGCCTGAGCTATACCGAGGCCCTGGCGATCCTGAAGCAGGAGGGCAAAGACCTGGCCTGGGGGGACGATCTGGGCGGGGATGAAGAGACCGTGCTCTCCCAAAGGTTTTCCCGCCCGGTGCTGGTGCACCGCTACCCCAAGGAGGCCAAAGCTTTCTATATGGAGTCGGACCCGGATGACCCGAGGCTCGTGCTCTGCGTGGACATGCTGGCCCCGGAGGGCTACGGCGAAATCGTCGGGGGCTCAAGCCGCATCCATGACCTGGACACCCTGGTTGCCCGCATTCAAGAACATCATCTGCCCCAGGAGCCCCTGGAATGGTACCTTGATTTAAGGCGCTACGGCAGCGTGCCCCACGGTGGCTTCGGCATGGGCGTCGAACGATTGGTGGCCTGGCTCTGCGGCCTGCACCATGTCCGGGAAACCATCCCCTTTCCGCGCCTGTTGGATCGGATCTATCCCTGA
- a CDS encoding SurA N-terminal domain-containing protein — MTKIKKIWISVLVVVLVQLSLARTGTAEVVDRIVAEVNNDIITMSELQNLEKSIQARSGVKPTGHPDKRVQREMLEALIDRKLAKAEAKRRGITLSPKELDEALNHFKKRNNIPDDESLAKGLASQGLSLKEFKQQITDQIIQDRLVAVAVGTKVAVNEAEVRRVYEERFKQGGVQVHLLTIRMPFPPGATDAQKEEVKQRAEAILKDVNRGVPFVEAAGKFSLSPTDVGFVSQNDLDPRLSEYLAKLKPKEVAPVATPEGFQLIQVAGRRSGEARPFEEVAPEIRRMLTQQDMEKEFTEWVKTLREKAHIKIML, encoded by the coding sequence ATGACCAAAATTAAGAAGATATGGATCAGCGTTCTCGTGGTGGTTCTGGTCCAGTTGAGCCTGGCGAGGACGGGAACGGCTGAAGTAGTGGACCGGATTGTGGCCGAAGTAAACAACGATATCATTACCATGTCGGAGTTGCAGAACCTGGAGAAGTCGATCCAGGCGCGGTCTGGGGTTAAACCCACAGGCCACCCGGACAAGAGAGTGCAGCGGGAGATGCTGGAAGCGTTGATCGACCGCAAATTAGCCAAGGCGGAGGCTAAACGCCGGGGTATTACTTTGAGTCCCAAAGAATTGGATGAAGCTTTAAACCACTTCAAGAAGCGCAATAATATTCCTGATGACGAAAGCCTGGCCAAAGGGTTGGCTAGCCAGGGACTGTCGTTAAAAGAATTCAAGCAGCAGATTACCGATCAAATAATCCAAGACCGGTTGGTGGCGGTGGCAGTGGGGACCAAGGTCGCGGTCAATGAGGCCGAGGTGCGGCGTGTCTATGAGGAGCGCTTCAAGCAAGGTGGGGTCCAAGTGCATCTCTTAACCATAAGAATGCCCTTTCCCCCGGGAGCCACCGATGCACAAAAAGAAGAGGTCAAGCAAAGGGCTGAAGCCATCTTAAAAGATGTCAATCGGGGAGTACCTTTTGTGGAGGCGGCCGGCAAGTTCTCCCTCAGCCCCACGGATGTAGGCTTTGTTTCCCAAAACGATTTGGACCCCCGATTGAGCGAATATCTGGCAAAACTTAAACCCAAGGAAGTGGCGCCGGTGGCAACCCCGGAGGGCTTTCAGTTGATTCAGGTAGCGGGCCGCCGCAGCGGCGAGGCCCGTCCCTTCGAAGAGGTCGCTCCGGAGATTCGCCGGATGCTGACTCAGCAGGACATGGAGAAGGAGTTTACCGAATGGGTCAAGACCTTGCGGGAAAAAGCCCATATAAAGATTATGCTGTAG
- the mfd gene encoding transcription-repair coupling factor — MAVRITPSAGAQQLAEALSREPRQAYLQGLTPGAGAYVLARFFQQIQRPLLLITPNVNFHEHFYKDLTFFLGGELVKSTGPESRVLMFPAHEVLPFRELSFDADVSCARVAAAYIALTAREPFFMVAPALALRQQLPPEKRLRDLVAYVVAGENLERPDFLKHLLEGGYERRPVVEEKGEFSVRGGVIDLFPPLYDQPVRLEFWGDEVESIRLFDPATQRSQGTLDDLTVLPANEVVLDEAVKARALSGRSRRQDPAFWDHVHEGRHFPRIERHLQEFYEHPQTLWDFLPEDTVVVEWDPLILGQELQQQEEATAAEPPGWLDKTPWEEQRLRFARIFCPVLAWGHQDQDQDITFQVEKNDHLAEELAQASEEAGRLIPALAGRLGAWRSSGFHVVLASLNRHRGERLARLLGEDGLDAEFLPAPTWEPGPRVDITVGELTGGFKLLSEGLIVLTEDEALGLKPEGRRRKAAPSPQDLTSLADLSEGDFVVHLDHGIGIYQGLVKLTVGSEVNDFLELEYQGGDRLYLPVDHLNLVQKYLGVEGASPRVERLGGKSWERSKGRVKKAVEKIARELVELYALRRVLPGHHFSPPDPAYREFEATFEYEETPDQLQAIADTLGDMVSEKPMDRLICGDVGYGKTEVAVRAAFKAATDGKQVAVLVPTTVLAEQHYDTFRHRLAHFPLEVRVLSRFKTPKEQKSILVEVAQGKVDILIGTHRLLSKDVAFRDLGLAIIDEEQRFGVRQKERLKEWRRTVDVLTLTATPIPRTLQLSLTGLRELSLINTPPENRRAIRTYVCRPEPEVIQAAIRREMVRSGQVFFVHNRVRSLGVWARHVKEMVPEARVAMAHGQMPEKELEKVMVRFWHREVDVLVCTAIIEAGLDIPAANTIIINRAHTMGLAQLYQLRGRVGRSQAQAYAYLLVPDEAALTNEAQKRLKALMEFTELGSGFRIAMHDLQIRGAGNLLGQAQSGQVAEVGYELYLQLLESAIREYKGEAPEEETPDPEIHLPLAAYLPEDYVPDVQQRLALYRRLSGRLTPAMVMELEEEFLDRFGPLPPEGRNLLEVVRAKHRLRQLGVKRLDMQGSYAVLQFAHPERLDVPRLLDMLKKKPRTFRLSPEQTLRIHLPESGTLIERLQNCLKEVQSFVKPEIED, encoded by the coding sequence GTGGCAGTACGAATAACCCCCAGCGCGGGAGCGCAGCAGTTGGCCGAGGCTCTCTCACGGGAACCTCGGCAGGCCTATCTCCAGGGGCTCACTCCAGGGGCCGGGGCTTACGTTCTGGCCCGTTTTTTTCAGCAGATCCAGCGTCCGCTTTTGCTCATTACACCTAACGTCAATTTTCATGAACATTTTTATAAGGACTTGACCTTTTTCCTGGGTGGAGAGCTCGTTAAGAGCACCGGGCCAGAGTCCCGGGTGCTCATGTTTCCGGCTCACGAAGTCTTGCCTTTTCGGGAACTGAGCTTTGACGCGGACGTGAGCTGCGCTCGCGTGGCGGCCGCGTACATAGCCCTGACTGCCCGGGAGCCGTTTTTTATGGTGGCCCCGGCCCTGGCCTTGCGCCAGCAACTCCCGCCGGAGAAGCGCCTTCGGGACCTGGTGGCCTACGTGGTGGCGGGAGAGAATCTGGAACGGCCGGATTTTCTTAAGCACCTATTGGAAGGCGGTTATGAGCGCCGCCCGGTGGTGGAAGAAAAAGGGGAGTTCAGTGTCCGGGGCGGGGTCATCGACCTGTTTCCGCCCCTGTATGACCAGCCGGTGCGCCTGGAGTTCTGGGGGGATGAGGTTGAATCCATCCGGCTGTTCGATCCTGCCACCCAGCGCTCCCAGGGAACTCTGGATGACCTGACGGTGCTCCCGGCCAATGAAGTGGTGTTGGATGAGGCCGTCAAAGCGCGGGCCTTGTCCGGCCGCAGCCGCCGGCAGGACCCGGCATTCTGGGACCATGTCCACGAAGGCCGGCATTTCCCCCGCATCGAACGTCATTTGCAAGAATTCTACGAGCACCCCCAGACCCTCTGGGATTTTTTGCCTGAAGATACGGTGGTGGTGGAATGGGACCCCCTGATTCTCGGGCAGGAACTGCAGCAACAGGAAGAAGCTACAGCCGCAGAACCCCCGGGCTGGCTGGATAAAACGCCCTGGGAGGAACAACGCCTGCGGTTTGCCCGGATTTTCTGCCCCGTTTTGGCCTGGGGGCACCAGGACCAGGACCAGGATATCACCTTCCAGGTGGAGAAAAACGACCACCTGGCTGAGGAACTGGCTCAGGCCTCTGAGGAAGCCGGACGCCTCATCCCGGCCCTGGCCGGGCGCTTGGGGGCATGGCGCAGTTCCGGGTTCCACGTCGTTTTGGCGTCCCTGAACCGGCATCGGGGCGAGCGCCTGGCGCGCTTGCTGGGTGAAGACGGACTGGACGCGGAGTTCCTCCCGGCGCCCACCTGGGAGCCCGGACCCCGGGTGGACATCACGGTGGGAGAACTGACCGGGGGCTTTAAGCTGCTCTCGGAAGGCTTGATTGTCCTCACCGAAGACGAGGCCCTGGGGCTTAAGCCCGAAGGCCGGCGCCGCAAGGCCGCGCCCTCGCCCCAGGATCTCACCTCCCTGGCCGACTTGAGCGAGGGCGACTTCGTGGTCCACCTGGACCACGGCATCGGTATCTACCAGGGACTGGTTAAACTCACGGTGGGCAGTGAAGTTAACGACTTCTTGGAACTGGAATATCAAGGGGGGGACCGGCTGTATCTCCCCGTGGATCACCTCAACCTGGTACAGAAATATCTGGGGGTGGAAGGGGCGAGCCCGCGCGTGGAGCGTCTGGGGGGCAAATCCTGGGAGCGCTCCAAAGGCCGGGTGAAGAAGGCGGTGGAAAAAATCGCCCGGGAGTTGGTAGAGCTTTATGCCCTGCGCCGGGTGCTGCCGGGCCACCACTTCTCCCCGCCGGACCCGGCTTACCGGGAGTTCGAGGCCACCTTCGAATACGAGGAGACTCCCGACCAGTTGCAGGCCATCGCCGACACGCTGGGGGACATGGTTTCGGAGAAGCCCATGGACCGGCTGATTTGCGGCGACGTGGGCTACGGTAAAACCGAGGTGGCGGTGCGGGCCGCGTTTAAGGCCGCCACGGACGGCAAGCAGGTGGCGGTCCTGGTGCCCACCACGGTGTTGGCGGAGCAGCACTATGACACTTTCCGGCACCGCCTGGCTCACTTCCCTTTAGAGGTGCGGGTGCTCAGCCGGTTCAAAACTCCGAAGGAACAAAAGAGCATCCTGGTTGAGGTGGCCCAGGGCAAAGTGGACATCCTCATCGGCACCCACCGGTTGCTGTCCAAGGACGTCGCTTTTCGGGATTTGGGGCTGGCAATCATCGATGAAGAGCAGCGCTTCGGGGTGCGCCAGAAAGAGCGGCTGAAGGAATGGCGGCGTACCGTGGATGTCCTGACGCTGACCGCCACCCCCATTCCCCGGACCTTGCAGTTATCCCTCACGGGCCTCAGGGAATTGAGCCTGATCAATACGCCGCCGGAGAACCGGCGGGCTATTCGAACCTATGTCTGCCGGCCTGAGCCCGAAGTGATCCAAGCCGCCATCCGCCGGGAAATGGTGCGAAGCGGCCAGGTCTTTTTCGTGCATAACCGGGTGCGCAGCCTGGGCGTCTGGGCCCGGCACGTTAAAGAAATGGTGCCGGAAGCCCGGGTGGCCATGGCCCACGGCCAGATGCCGGAAAAGGAACTGGAAAAGGTGATGGTGCGTTTTTGGCACCGGGAGGTGGATGTTCTGGTGTGCACGGCCATCATCGAGGCCGGACTGGATATCCCTGCGGCCAACACCATCATCATCAATCGGGCCCATACCATGGGGTTGGCCCAACTCTATCAGTTGCGAGGCCGGGTGGGGCGCAGCCAGGCCCAGGCCTACGCCTATCTGCTGGTCCCAGACGAGGCCGCGCTAACCAACGAGGCCCAAAAGCGCCTCAAGGCCTTGATGGAGTTTACGGAGTTGGGGTCCGGGTTCAGAATCGCCATGCACGACCTCCAGATCAGGGGGGCCGGCAACCTGTTGGGCCAGGCGCAATCGGGCCAGGTGGCCGAAGTGGGCTATGAGCTTTATCTGCAACTGCTGGAGAGCGCCATCCGGGAATACAAAGGGGAAGCCCCGGAGGAAGAGACGCCGGACCCGGAAATTCATCTCCCCCTGGCCGCATATCTGCCCGAAGATTATGTCCCCGATGTGCAGCAGCGTCTGGCGCTCTATCGGCGTCTTTCCGGCCGTCTGACCCCGGCGATGGTGATGGAACTGGAGGAAGAATTCCTGGACCGCTTCGGACCGCTGCCCCCGGAGGGGCGTAACCTTTTAGAGGTGGTCCGGGCCAAACACCGGTTGCGGCAGTTGGGGGTCAAACGCCTGGATATGCAGGGCAGTTATGCGGTGTTGCAATTTGCCCATCCGGAGCGCCTGGATGTGCCCCGTTTGCTGGATATGCTCAAAAAGAAGCCGCGCACCTTTCGCCTTTCGCCGGAACAAACCTTACGGATTCATCTCCCGGAAAGCGGCACGCTCATTGAGCGCTTGCAAAACTGCTTGAAAGAAGTCCAGTCTTTTGTTAAGCCTGAGATAGAGGATTAA
- a CDS encoding flagellar assembly protein FliW — protein MPLPQPQSPVTTIETKAFGQVNVSENQIITFPSGLPGFPNSRRYALLNSHLKSPFYCLQCLDDPSLAFLLTEPAAVVPDYRPKNGVNDLKDLQAASLDDLQILVTLTIPPGRPGEMTANLMSPLLINQARGLGKQVVVDKPQYSHQHPVIKTEPGCQSQCYVNESVVND, from the coding sequence TTGCCGCTTCCCCAGCCTCAATCTCCGGTCACCACCATCGAAACCAAAGCCTTTGGTCAGGTCAACGTCTCAGAAAATCAAATTATCACCTTTCCGTCGGGACTACCGGGGTTTCCCAATTCTCGGCGCTATGCCCTGCTTAATAGCCATTTGAAGTCACCATTTTATTGTCTCCAATGCCTGGACGATCCCTCCCTGGCTTTTCTGCTGACCGAGCCCGCTGCCGTGGTGCCGGATTATCGCCCCAAAAACGGCGTAAACGACTTAAAAGACTTGCAGGCCGCCAGTCTCGATGACCTGCAGATTTTGGTGACCTTAACTATCCCCCCCGGCCGGCCCGGAGAGATGACCGCAAATTTGATGAGCCCACTCTTAATCAACCAAGCCCGAGGCTTAGGCAAACAGGTGGTTGTCGACAAGCCCCAGTATTCCCATCAACATCCGGTTATCAAGACTGAACCTGGCTGCCAGTCTCAATGTTATGTTAATGAGAGCGTGGTGAACGATTAA
- a CDS encoding 4Fe-4S dicluster domain-containing protein has translation MDRLREQVRKLLKEGQVAGYLGYKMKEGHPLPYLFTPEHLEEVDEAIVAPGDARYPLDKLLIQLASRYPDDIFAIQVRGCDERGLNELYKWGQLDPEKVVLVGIACPQGQADYCECPGPWASVIDYGEKCEPVLRSKRVDRVDALAGEEAFQEWQAAFNRCIKCYGCRDVCPMCFCKECALEHSDLMSMGTVPPDTIFQLVRAIHMAGRCIDCGLCEENCPADIPLRVLYKKGNALVKDLFDYDTGSPESGLSPWKFLGEESTMETKPM, from the coding sequence ATGGATAGGCTACGGGAACAAGTCCGGAAACTGCTTAAAGAGGGCCAGGTGGCCGGCTATCTGGGATATAAAATGAAAGAAGGGCACCCGCTGCCGTATTTGTTCACCCCGGAACACCTGGAGGAAGTGGACGAAGCCATCGTGGCGCCGGGAGATGCCCGCTATCCCCTGGATAAGTTGTTGATCCAGTTGGCTTCGCGTTACCCGGACGATATCTTCGCCATCCAGGTGCGGGGGTGCGACGAGCGGGGTCTTAACGAGCTCTACAAGTGGGGCCAGTTGGACCCTGAGAAGGTGGTCCTGGTGGGTATTGCCTGTCCCCAGGGACAGGCGGACTATTGCGAATGTCCCGGCCCCTGGGCATCGGTCATCGACTACGGGGAAAAGTGCGAGCCGGTGCTGCGGAGCAAGCGGGTGGACCGGGTCGATGCCCTGGCCGGTGAGGAGGCCTTTCAGGAGTGGCAGGCGGCGTTTAACCGCTGCATCAAGTGTTACGGCTGCCGGGATGTGTGCCCCATGTGCTTCTGCAAGGAATGCGCCTTGGAGCATTCCGATCTTATGAGCATGGGGACGGTGCCCCCGGATACCATCTTTCAACTGGTCCGGGCCATTCATATGGCCGGCCGCTGCATCGACTGCGGTTTGTGTGAAGAGAATTGCCCCGCGGACATCCCGCTGCGCGTACTCTACAAGAAGGGGAACGCCCTGGTAAAAGACTTGTTCGACTACGATACCGGCTCCCCGGAATCCGGACTCTCCCCCTGGAAATTTCTGGGAGAGGAATCCACCATGGAAACGAAGCCCATGTAA
- a CDS encoding hydrogenase iron-sulfur subunit, whose product MPDKVFQPKIIGFFCNWCTYAGADLAGVSRLQYPPNIRVIRVMCSGTVSPHHVLRAFQKGADGVLIGGCHIGDCHYLRGNYMTIKRMRFLQELLKFTGYEDGRLHLEWISAAEGPKLAQTIRDFTEKIRKIGPSRLKRAPQAA is encoded by the coding sequence ATGCCCGATAAAGTGTTCCAACCGAAAATCATTGGGTTTTTCTGCAATTGGTGCACCTATGCCGGCGCCGACCTGGCCGGCGTTTCCCGCTTGCAGTATCCCCCCAACATCCGGGTGATCCGGGTCATGTGCTCCGGGACGGTCTCGCCGCACCACGTGCTCAGGGCCTTCCAGAAGGGCGCCGACGGGGTACTCATCGGCGGCTGCCACATAGGCGACTGCCATTACCTCCGGGGCAATTACATGACTATCAAGCGTATGCGGTTCCTTCAGGAGCTCTTGAAATTCACCGGCTACGAAGACGGCCGGTTGCACCTGGAATGGATCTCCGCGGCGGAAGGCCCCAAATTGGCCCAGACGATCCGGGATTTTACCGAAAAAATCAGGAAAATAGGCCCCTCACGCCTGAAGCGGGCCCCCCAAGCGGCGTAA